A genomic window from Desulfonatronovibrio magnus includes:
- a CDS encoding LarC family nickel insertion protein: MNRLYLDISKGISGDMLISCLSDLGVDFTRLKNVFINSGVNLELHIDTVQRNAVTGRQTLVKESEVYAPPPLRTLNQILPLINSMDLSPPVREKSVLAFKKLALVEGKVHDIPMEKVHFHEVGAVDTLFDIIGAFWGLERLNIEEVTSCPVPWFRGEVEICHGKTPLPAPATLELMKGKPVRATEFDWEIITPTGALLVDQLVNEFKDGFTGILQDTGLGFGSCCKGFNGLRGFLWHKADQWQNKESGRDEVYALTSNIDHMTGEELGDFFDKIMQSGALDVIYLPGIMKKGRAGGQIQVLCRIEDLSRVRDVFFKYTLTLGIREAKVSRTLLPRKVLSKDIDGSDIKVKKISLNQKEYFRWEMETLKDMADKEDDSTIGLRLKSTPWQD; encoded by the coding sequence ATGAACAGATTATACCTGGACATATCTAAGGGAATAAGCGGAGATATGCTTATATCCTGCCTTAGTGACCTTGGAGTTGATTTTACACGTCTGAAAAATGTTTTTATAAATTCAGGGGTTAACCTTGAGCTTCATATAGATACTGTTCAGAGAAACGCTGTCACAGGCAGACAGACCCTGGTAAAAGAAAGTGAAGTTTATGCTCCGCCGCCTTTAAGGACTCTAAATCAGATTCTTCCACTAATAAACAGTATGGATCTTTCGCCTCCAGTTCGGGAAAAATCTGTACTTGCCTTTAAGAAGCTGGCTCTTGTGGAAGGCAAAGTGCATGATATACCCATGGAAAAGGTGCACTTCCATGAAGTTGGTGCTGTGGATACCCTTTTTGATATTATTGGAGCTTTCTGGGGGCTGGAAAGGCTGAATATCGAGGAAGTCACATCCTGTCCTGTGCCCTGGTTTCGCGGTGAAGTTGAAATCTGTCACGGCAAGACTCCTTTGCCTGCTCCGGCAACTCTGGAACTTATGAAAGGCAAGCCTGTCAGAGCAACAGAGTTTGACTGGGAAATCATTACTCCTACCGGAGCTTTACTGGTGGATCAGCTTGTTAATGAATTTAAGGATGGCTTTACAGGAATACTTCAGGACACAGGGCTTGGATTCGGAAGTTGCTGTAAAGGTTTTAACGGTCTTCGGGGATTTTTATGGCATAAAGCTGATCAATGGCAGAACAAGGAAAGTGGTCGTGATGAAGTATACGCTCTGACATCAAATATTGATCACATGACCGGAGAGGAGCTTGGTGATTTTTTTGATAAAATTATGCAGTCCGGGGCTCTGGATGTAATTTATCTTCCTGGAATAATGAAAAAAGGCCGTGCCGGTGGACAGATTCAGGTTTTATGTAGAATTGAGGATTTAAGCAGGGTGCGGGATGTTTTTTTTAAGTATACCCTGACTCTCGGTATACGCGAGGCTAAGGTTTCAAGGACTCTTTTGCCAAGAAAGGTACTGTCTAAGGATATTGATGGCTCGGACATTAAAGTCAAAAAAATAAGTCTCAATCAAAAAGAGTATTTTCGCTGGGAAATGGAGACTTTGAAGGATATGGCTGATAAAGAGGATGATTCCACAATCGGGTTGCGTCTGAAATCAACACCATGGCAGGATTGA
- a CDS encoding DUF294 nucleotidyltransferase-like domain-containing protein, which yields MFSSKKQATPHLDSSVVREFLQKTLPFNELDKDTLDGLARHATIDFFPKGVKILIQDVSDVKHIYLIQKGGVKLYLQDESGQATLKDYRGEGSVFGALAIIRDSRSSLTVEAIEDTFCFLLTKDSFLKLLKTHPGFSQYYLKAFSENYIKKSFSELRKEKLPPKTEGALYLFTVKVNDIIRKRPEFISPVDSIRNAAKRMTRMGIGSLLIKDEYGKPAGIITDKDLRSKVVAEGLSYSTPVEEVMTSPVETISANKVCFDALLSMMSKQIHHLAVEDEGRVIGVITSHDILVLQGESPVYLFKEITNQNNIERLYELSMRVPLVVRPLIEEGAKANNITRMITVMNDLILDRILTLMQEELGPPPVPFCWLVMGSEGRQEQTFRTDQDNALVYQDPKNEQEAESAKKYFKMFGQEAINHLVKCGYPLCPGDNMASNPKWNQPLSVWKKYFSNWVNTPEPQEVLHSTVFFDFRPAYGHLALGFKLRDHLNILVRGKDMFLRYLAQDCFRTKPPISFFKNFLVERDGEHKNRLDIKARGLVPFWDFARVMALRHGIDETNTMVRLEMLKKGGHMPEDLFLKAKESYEFQMQLRFLNQLQLMEAGEQPHNYINPAELSDLEKQTLKGAFSVISNLQSFLKETFRLNMG from the coding sequence ATGTTTAGTTCAAAAAAGCAAGCCACACCTCACTTGGATTCATCTGTAGTCAGGGAATTCCTGCAAAAGACACTGCCCTTTAATGAGCTGGACAAAGATACCCTTGACGGTCTTGCCAGGCATGCCACCATAGATTTTTTTCCAAAAGGTGTGAAAATCCTTATTCAAGATGTCTCAGACGTAAAGCACATCTACCTTATCCAGAAAGGAGGGGTCAAGCTGTATCTCCAGGATGAATCCGGACAGGCCACTCTTAAGGACTATCGCGGAGAAGGATCTGTTTTCGGAGCTCTGGCCATTATTCGCGATTCAAGATCCAGCCTGACAGTTGAAGCCATTGAGGATACTTTTTGCTTTCTCTTAACCAAGGATTCTTTTCTAAAACTGCTTAAAACTCATCCAGGTTTTTCGCAATACTATCTCAAGGCATTCTCAGAAAATTATATCAAAAAATCTTTTTCTGAGCTCAGAAAGGAAAAACTGCCCCCCAAGACTGAAGGGGCGTTGTACCTTTTTACAGTCAAAGTCAATGATATCATCCGCAAAAGACCGGAGTTTATTTCCCCGGTAGACAGTATTCGCAACGCTGCCAAACGTATGACCAGAATGGGTATCGGATCACTGCTTATCAAGGATGAGTATGGCAAGCCGGCAGGAATTATTACAGACAAGGATCTGCGTTCTAAAGTAGTAGCTGAAGGACTGTCCTACTCCACTCCGGTGGAGGAGGTCATGACCAGTCCGGTGGAAACCATTTCAGCCAACAAAGTGTGCTTTGACGCTTTGCTCAGCATGATGAGCAAGCAGATTCACCACCTTGCTGTTGAAGATGAAGGTAGAGTGATCGGCGTAATCACCAGTCATGACATTCTGGTTCTGCAGGGTGAATCTCCAGTTTACCTGTTTAAGGAAATAACCAATCAGAACAATATAGAACGACTTTACGAACTTTCCATGAGGGTTCCTCTTGTTGTTCGCCCTTTGATCGAAGAAGGAGCCAAGGCCAATAATATTACCAGAATGATTACCGTCATGAATGACCTCATTCTGGACCGCATCCTGACCCTGATGCAGGAAGAACTGGGTCCGCCCCCTGTGCCCTTCTGCTGGCTGGTCATGGGCAGTGAAGGACGTCAGGAGCAAACCTTCAGAACAGATCAGGACAACGCCTTAGTTTATCAGGACCCTAAAAATGAGCAGGAAGCAGAGTCTGCAAAAAAATATTTCAAAATGTTCGGACAGGAGGCCATTAATCACTTAGTAAAATGCGGCTATCCCCTCTGCCCTGGTGATAATATGGCCTCCAACCCCAAATGGAACCAGCCCCTGTCTGTCTGGAAAAAATATTTTTCCAACTGGGTCAACACACCAGAGCCACAAGAAGTGCTGCATTCAACTGTATTTTTTGACTTTCGACCGGCTTATGGACATCTGGCACTGGGATTTAAGCTGCGGGACCATCTTAATATTCTCGTCCGAGGCAAGGATATGTTCCTGCGTTATCTGGCCCAGGATTGTTTTCGAACCAAACCGCCCATCAGTTTCTTCAAAAACTTTCTGGTGGAAAGGGATGGTGAACACAAAAACAGATTAGACATCAAAGCCAGAGGACTGGTTCCTTTTTGGGATTTTGCACGGGTAATGGCTCTTCGCCACGGCATTGACGAAACCAATACTATGGTACGTCTGGAAATGCTTAAAAAAGGCGGACATATGCCTGAAGATCTTTTTCTCAAGGCCAAAGAATCCTACGAATTTCAGATGCAGTTACGCTTTTTGAATCAGCTTCAGCTTATGGAAGCCGGAGAGCAGCCCCACAACTACATTAATCCAGCTGAACTCAGTGACCTGGAAAAACAGACACTTAAGGGAGCGTTCTCAGTTATCTCCAACCTGCAAAGCTTTCTTAAAGAAACATTCAGACTGAATATGGGATAA
- a CDS encoding 3'-5' exonuclease, with protein MISALSSTNLFLQSSWLPGLMRPEPKHPVLVESKKHFNKFNQDLPLEEYDFVVLDTELTGLNHKKDEIVSIGAVRIKNLRINLEDNFYSNICPCNEVPKFSTLIHRITPRLVKDAPPVADVLSDFLDYCGHSLIIGHNIGLDMGFINRELRRYFDGVLYNPCLDTMRMAKIYREEQWINYYDRYNLNVSYNLKHLSQEYGLPVFPEHNAMNDAIQTAYLFLFLIHKLRDGNIKTLKNLYMSGRSWRWMF; from the coding sequence ATGATTTCAGCATTATCATCCACCAATTTATTTTTGCAGTCATCGTGGCTGCCAGGACTGATGCGACCTGAGCCAAAGCATCCAGTGCTGGTTGAAAGCAAGAAGCATTTCAATAAATTTAACCAGGACCTGCCTCTCGAAGAGTATGATTTTGTTGTGTTAGATACTGAACTTACAGGCCTCAATCATAAAAAAGATGAAATTGTCTCCATTGGAGCTGTTCGCATTAAAAATTTACGTATCAATCTGGAAGATAATTTCTATTCAAATATCTGTCCATGCAACGAGGTTCCCAAGTTCAGCACCCTGATTCACAGAATAACCCCGAGACTGGTCAAAGACGCCCCGCCTGTTGCCGACGTGCTGAGTGATTTTCTGGATTATTGCGGGCACAGCCTGATCATAGGTCATAATATCGGGTTGGACATGGGCTTCATCAACAGGGAACTACGCCGATACTTTGACGGCGTTCTTTACAATCCATGCCTTGATACCATGCGTATGGCCAAGATCTACCGGGAAGAGCAATGGATTAACTATTACGATCGTTACAACCTCAATGTTTCCTACAACCTCAAGCACTTGAGCCAGGAATACGGACTGCCGGTATTTCCCGAGCATAATGCCATGAATGATGCTATTCAGACAGCTTACCTGTTCTTATTTCTGATTCACAAGCTTAGAGACGGAAACATTAAAACCCTGAAAAACCTTTATATGTCGGGGAGAAGCTGGCGTTGGATGTTCTGA
- a CDS encoding DUF4212 domain-containing protein encodes MQKSLAEYWSKNLRLITILLIIWAVVSYGFGIILVKPLNAIWMGGFPLGFWFAQQGSIYVFVALIFVYCFLMNKLDREYDVDEK; translated from the coding sequence ATGCAGAAAAGCTTAGCGGAGTACTGGTCAAAGAACTTGAGGCTCATCACCATTTTGCTCATTATCTGGGCGGTGGTATCTTATGGTTTCGGAATTATTCTGGTCAAGCCTCTGAACGCCATCTGGATGGGAGGTTTTCCACTTGGTTTCTGGTTTGCTCAGCAGGGATCAATCTATGTATTTGTGGCTCTAATTTTTGTTTATTGTTTTTTGATGAACAAGTTGGACCGTGAATATGATGTTGATGAAAAATAA
- a CDS encoding sodium:solute symporter family protein: MSILAWTYTWVILTFGLYLFIAWRSRVKETKGFYIAGASVPPLANGMATAADWMSAASFISMAGLISFMGYSGAVYLMGWTGGYVLLALLLAPYLRKFGKFTVPDFVGDRYYSSTARVVALVCAIFVSLVYVAGQMRGVGIVFSRFLEVDVNTGVMIGMAIVFFYASLGGMKGITYTQVAQYCVLIVAFIICAAAISMKITGNPIPQLGFGSAIIEGDSAGKYILQALDGIHRDLGFSEYTSAFGPGDIGMLSVICITMALMVGTAGLPHVIIRFYTVPSVKAARLSAGYALFFIALLYTTAPTVAAFARYNMIDTLNNTPYAEAPSWFTNWEQTGLVAWVDKSGDGVIRYRDGAPFQGAPQFSGERGEFGQRLVTNAPTDNANELYIDRDIIVLASPEMADLSPWIIGLVAAGGLAAALSTASGLLIVISSSVSHDLYYRIINRQATEKQRMLVGRIMVGIGVLCAGYLGINPPGFVAQVVAFAFGLAASSFFPIIILGIFTKWANREGAIAGMITGIGFTMFYILQTRFFGVDPWFFGITAEGIGTIGMLINFAVTITVSKFTKEPPQEIQELVESVRTPRGAGAAVDH; this comes from the coding sequence ATGTCAATTTTAGCTTGGACCTATACATGGGTCATATTAACTTTTGGACTTTATCTTTTTATTGCCTGGCGTTCCAGGGTTAAAGAAACCAAAGGATTTTACATCGCGGGAGCAAGTGTTCCTCCTCTGGCCAACGGCATGGCCACTGCCGCTGACTGGATGAGTGCGGCATCCTTTATTTCCATGGCCGGACTGATTTCTTTTATGGGATACAGCGGCGCGGTTTACCTTATGGGCTGGACCGGCGGATATGTTTTGCTGGCTCTTCTTCTCGCGCCTTATTTAAGAAAGTTTGGCAAATTTACTGTTCCTGACTTTGTGGGAGACAGATATTATTCTTCCACAGCCAGGGTTGTTGCCCTTGTATGCGCGATATTTGTCTCTCTTGTTTATGTTGCCGGACAGATGCGCGGTGTTGGCATTGTTTTCAGTCGCTTTCTTGAAGTTGACGTTAATACCGGAGTCATGATCGGTATGGCCATTGTATTTTTCTACGCATCACTCGGCGGCATGAAGGGTATCACTTATACTCAGGTTGCCCAGTATTGTGTGTTGATTGTCGCCTTTATCATCTGTGCCGCAGCCATATCCATGAAAATTACCGGTAATCCCATTCCACAGCTTGGTTTTGGATCTGCAATAATTGAAGGAGACAGCGCTGGTAAATACATCCTTCAGGCCTTAGATGGAATACACAGAGACCTTGGATTCTCAGAATATACTTCAGCATTTGGGCCGGGCGACATTGGCATGCTTTCAGTCATCTGCATAACCATGGCTCTTATGGTTGGTACAGCAGGTCTGCCCCATGTTATCATCAGATTTTACACAGTGCCAAGCGTTAAGGCAGCAAGGCTCAGTGCCGGCTATGCATTATTTTTCATAGCCCTTCTCTATACCACTGCACCCACTGTGGCCGCATTTGCCAGGTATAACATGATTGACACACTCAATAACACGCCTTACGCAGAAGCACCGTCCTGGTTTACAAACTGGGAGCAGACAGGTCTTGTGGCCTGGGTAGATAAAAGTGGAGACGGTGTAATCCGTTACAGGGATGGAGCACCTTTCCAGGGAGCACCCCAGTTTTCCGGAGAAAGGGGAGAATTCGGACAAAGACTGGTTACCAACGCACCCACTGATAATGCAAACGAACTTTACATTGACCGTGATATCATTGTTCTGGCCAGCCCGGAAATGGCTGACCTTTCTCCATGGATTATAGGACTGGTGGCGGCCGGAGGTCTGGCAGCCGCCCTTTCTACGGCGTCAGGTCTTTTGATTGTTATTTCATCCTCTGTATCTCATGATTTGTATTACCGAATAATAAACAGGCAGGCTACAGAAAAACAACGAATGCTCGTGGGAAGAATCATGGTCGGCATAGGAGTTCTTTGCGCGGGCTATCTCGGGATAAATCCGCCTGGATTTGTGGCGCAAGTGGTGGCGTTTGCCTTTGGCCTTGCAGCGTCATCATTCTTCCCCATAATTATTCTGGGCATATTCACTAAGTGGGCCAATCGTGAAGGCGCCATTGCCGGAATGATCACAGGTATTGGTTTCACCATGTTTTACATCCTGCAGACCAGATTCTTCGGAGTTGACCCCTGGTTCTTCGGCATCACTGCTGAAGGCATAGGCACCATAGGTATGCTGATCAACTTTGCTGTGACCATTACTGTTTCCAAGTTCACAAAAGAGCCACCTCAGGAAATACAGGAACTTGTTGAAAGCGTGCGCACTCCTCGCGGCGCAGGAGCAGCTGTAGATCATTAA